A segment of the Vagococcus hydrophili genome:
AAATATTTTTTGCTCCAAGCATCTCCTCTTCAGTTCTCAGCCCAATTCGTCCCATCCCTGTATCGATCTTCAAATGAATACTAATGGGTGACTGAATCCTTTCATTGACTTCTTTCAACCACTCTAAATTTGTAGCAGTTACTGTTATTTGATTTTTGGCTGCGATTTCGATATACGCAGAGTTCACATAACCTAGCACTAAGATAGGACCGTTAATGTTAGCTTGTCGTAACTCTAAAGCTTCATCTAGATTAGAAACACATAAACCACTTGCTCCTGCGTCTAATGCGGCTTGAGCGGTCTCAACAGCACCATGCCCATAGCCGTTTGCTTTAACAACAGCAAACAGTTCTTTACTCTCATCTAAACGTTTTATTTCTTCACGGACATTGTGTTTCACACAATCTAAATCTATCACAACTCGACTTGGTCGATAATTACTTGGTATCATTTAACTTCCTTCTTCCATTTTTCTTGTTCTAATTTATTGTACCATAGTATTTTTTATAACTTTTATTAGTCAATCTATATTAAAAAAGACTTAACAAAACTGTTAAGTCTTTTCCTAATTTTTAGGTGCCACACCGATAGCTACAGCTTTTTCACCGAGATGAGTACCAACAACAGGTCCAAAATCACAAATAACAACATCTAACGTAGGATGCTTATCTAATAAACTTTGCTCCACTTGTTTGGCCACTTCTAAGTTATTACAATGAATCACATAAAATGAACTATCTTGTGGTTGGCTTTTTATTTCATTTAACACAATATCTTCCACACGATTTAAAGCTTTCTTTTGTGAACGAATCTTTTCACTTAAAATAATGTCCCCATCTCTAAAACAAAGAACAGGCTTAATCTTTAGTAACGTTCCAATAATCGCCGCGCCATTTTTTAATCGTCCGCCACGAACTAAATGGTTTAAATCATCTACAACGATATAACCTTCAACTTTTTTTCTAACTTCTGTTAATTTCTCAATAATGACATCTGGGGTCATTCCGTCTTCTTCAACCATTTCAAGAGCAATTTCGACCATTTTCCCCATCGGACCACTTGTTAATAAGGAATCAAATGGATATACGTTAACACTCTCAACTTCTTTTGAAATACTTTTTAAGGAACTAATAAAACCAGAGATACCAGATGACATATGAATACTAACTACCGCATCATATCCCTCTTTAGCAATGTTATCGTATAATTCAAAAAGTTCACCAATGGATGGTTGAGATGTTTTCGGAAAAGTCTTTGCGTTGTTTAATAAATCGTAGAAGCCATCTACATGAATATCTATTCCTTCTTTGTACATCGTATCATCAATAATTAATGGTACTGGGACAATAAATAAATCTTCACGACGACGATAGTCATCTTTTAAAAAAACGGTGCTATCAGTGACGACTGCAATTTTCATCTATAATTCCTCAATTCTTTTGTCTTTCGGGCAAAATATACCTAGCATCCATTATAGAGTTCTCTTTTCTTAAAGTAAAGAAAAACTATCACAAATTATTTATTAAAAAAGTTTTTAATCGCTTGCCCATTGGCTTGTGTGTCGATTTCTAACACGCTTCCTGCATGGTCATAGTAACCGTCGCTCCACGTTCCTTCAACAGGTACTGTTAAAATTTCTAATGGTTTGTGTTTACTAAACAAATAACTCATTCCTGATTTTGGATAAAAACCAAAAGGGATATCGGTCTGTGTATACCCTTGGACTTTTCCAACTGCCTCTGGGAAACGCCAAGCATTGAGTGGATTTAGTCCCTGTTGTAATAAAGCAGACATCACTTGTTGCTGACGTCTCACTCGACCAAAATCACTTTCCGCGTCTTTTCTAAATCTGGCATATTGAAGAGCCTCTTCACCGCTCATTTTTTGAGGGCCTTTTTTAATCACAGTTCCTTCGACTTCCAAATCTTTCTCGGCATCAATTTTTAAACCGGACGGAGCTAGTGTATCCACAATTTTAGGAAATGATTCAAAATTAACAATCGCATAATACTGAATCGGAATTCCAAAATTATCTTTAATCGTTTTTCGAACTAATTCTGGTCCACCATAAGAATAAGCCGCATTAATTTTATTATTTTCTGGACCACTATCCGTCGGAATCGTGACAAAAGTATCCCTCATAATAGAAACTAACTTGGGTTGTTTGGTTTTATTGTCATAATGAGCAATCATAATCGAATCTGAACGACCTTGATCTTCCCCACGAGAATCACTTCCTAATAGAAGAATATTAGTTGAACCATCTCCACTTTTTTCACCTGAAAAATGCCCTACATCTGCTTGCTTATTGTTCTTATCAAATTTCGTTGACATTAAACCTTTCATATAACCAAAAGCCGTTAAACCGATTAGAATTAAAAGAATCCAGACAATAAGTCGTTTCTTTTTTCTTTTCTTTTTCGGTTTATTCTTTTTACCCTTTGGCATTGTTGGTTCTGCTGTCGTCTTATTTGGTATCACTTGTTGCTTTTTATCATTTGTTTGTTTTTTCTTTGCTTCTTTTTCCTGTTCTTCTTGACGCCTACGGTCCATTCTCGTCATATCAGCCATAAAAACACCTCTTTATTTATACTCTAAATATAAGGATAAGCTATTTTAAAACAATTTAACACTAAAATTGTTTTATCTTATATCTTTTTTAGATATACATCATAACTACCAAAATTTTTAACAGTTCCGCCTAATGCTTCTATTTCTTGAATCGCCGAATCAATTAGAAAAGAATCTTTAGCCTTAATATCGAGTAAAAAGAAATAATCCCCTAGTTTTGTTTTTAAAGGACGAGACTCTATTTTGGTTAAATCAATTTCTCGCCAACTGAATGCTGAAAGAATCTTATGTAAATTACCAGGTTGATTTTGCTTCATGGAAACAGTCATTGTTTGGCGACATAATTCCTTTTTTAATGAACCTTTCTTTAATGCTTCTTTACCTAAAACCCAAAACCTTGTTTGATTATTAGGAATATCCTGAATTTTTTCTTTCACGATACTCAAACCATACCGCACTGCTGCTTCTTTTGAGGCAATAGCACCCATTTTTTTATTAGGATTGTCATAAAGCCATTCTGCTGCTTGAGTCGTTGAATCACTCACTTCTTGTTTTGCTTCTGGCAACCATTCACTTAAAAACTCTTGCGTCTGGGCTAATGCTTGGGGATGAGATCTGACTGTATCAATCCCTCTCCATTCCTCACTGAAATTTGGATGAACCATCAAATTTTGGTTTATCGGAAGAATCACTTCTGCTTGAATCAAATGAGTTGAATGATGGAAAATGAAATCTAATGTTTGATTGACCGTTCCTTCAATACTATTTTCAATAGGAACCACTGCATAATCAATATTGCCTGATTCTAAATTCTTGAGACAAGAGACAATGGTTGGATATGCTGCAGTGGTTTCTTTATCAAAAAGAAAGGTTGTCGCTGAGTAGGTAAATGAATCAACTGGACCTAAATAACCAACTTTCATATCTATTACCTCCCGACTTTGTTTAAAATTTCTTGAGCAATTTGCGTAATTGATTTGTGCGTCACATCGATGACATAGTTAGCGGCATCATGGTAAGACTGTTCTCTAATTTTATATAAACTAATAATTTCTGATTCTTTTTTTTGATTAGCTAAGGGCCTTTGATTTGTTTTATCCCTCGATATTCGCTCAATTAACACATTAATATCACCTTTTAGAAAAAAAACGTTAGATTGACGATTAATTAGTTCTGCACTTTTAGGATAAGTTAATATACCGCCACCTGTTGCGATGATTTGATTAGACAAGAGATTCTCTTTAAGAACTTCAAATTCTCGTTCTCTAAAACCAGCTTCGCCTTCCTCTTCAAAAATTTCAGGGATACTTTTCCCTGCAACATCAGCAATTAACTGATCTACTTCTACCAAGTTAATGTTTAACAGTTTACTTAATTCTTTACCCACACTCGATTTTCCAGAACCCATAAAACCAATTAAGATAATGGATTCCATTAGACTTCACTCATTAAACTATCTAAGTCTTCAAAGAAATTAGGATAAGAAACGGATACAGCTTCACTTTTATCGAGAACAACATCGCCCTCTTCAACTAAAAGTGCTGCCACTTGAAGCATCATTCCAATTCGGTGATCTCCGTAACTTGTAACATTTCCAGCATGGAGTTTTTCTCCTCCATGGATAATCAAACCGTCTTCTGTGGGCTCAATCTTAGCACCTAATTTACTTAATTCATCAGCAACCGCTTGAATACGGTCCGTTTCTTTGACTCTTAATTCTTCGGCATCTTTAATAATCGTAGTGCCTTTGGCTTGTGTCGCAAGTAGGGCAATAATCGGTAACTCATCAATTAAGCGCGGGATAATATCCCCACTAATTTCCGTTGCCACTAACTCGCTTGATTCCACAATAATCGTTCCTGATTCGTTTTCTTCATCTACGTCAACAATCTCTATTTGACCACCCATTGATTTAACGACATCAATGATTCCTGTTCTTGTTTGACTTAAACCAACATTTTTTAAAACAACTCGACTATTTGGGATAATTAATCCAGCTACAATAAAGAAAGCTGCTGATGAGATATCTCCTGGTACAACAACCTGTTGCCCTGTAAATTCTTGTCCACCATTTAAACGAATGACTTTTTCATCCACTTCTATTTCTCCGCCAAATTGTTTAATCATAACTTCTGTATGGTTACGGGTTTTTTCTTTTTCTATTAGTGTTGTTTCACCCTTTGCAAAAAGAGCCGCAAATAAAAGAGCCGATTTAACTTGAGCACTTGCAACTGGTAACTTATATTCAATCGCCTGAATTTTATTATTACCTTTAATCACGACTGGCGGAAATTCTGTTTCAGAATCTCCTTCGATAGCCACACCCATTTCTTGTAGTGGCAACATCACACGGTTCATTGGTCGTTTCTGAATCGAAGCATCCCCTGTTAAGGTTACATCAAAACTTTGCCCTGCTAAAATTCCCATTAACAAACGAATGGTCGTACCTGAATTACCAACATCTAATGTTTTCTGGGGATCTTTTAAGCCTGTTAGACCTTGACCTTCAATAGTAATGGTTGTTCCATCATCGTGAATTGGAACGCCCATTTGTTTGAATATTTTTAATGTATCTAAGCAATCATCTGCTCTTAAAAAATGAGTAATGGTTGTCGTGCCTTTAGCTAAAGAGCCGAACATGATGCTTCTATGAGAGATAGACTTATCTCCTGGAACACTGATTTCACCATTTAAGGACGAAGCATTTATTTTTAATTTCATTTTTTTCCTCCTAATTGATCAAACTACTATAAGCCGTTTGCTGATTAATAACTGTTTGAGCTTGTTTTAATTCTTTTTCATTTTTAAAAGAGATGCATAAAATCCCGAAAATATCATCTCTGGTTTCCATAATTTTGATATTAATTAAACTAATCTGCTCTTTTGCTAAAATCCCAGTTACTTCGGCAATGGCACCTGGATAGTCTGGTACATTGACATATAAATCATGGAAAGCTGGTATACTACCTTCTTTATGGACGGGGATATCATCCCGAATTTTTTTAGCTAGATCGAAAAAATCATACAGTTTCTGCCAATTTTTTTCTTCAATTGTTCTTTTTAAATTTCCAAGAGACACTAGCCATTTATCAAGTTCTCCTACTAATACTTCTTGATTACTAACTGAGATATCCGCCCACATCTTAGCATCCGATGAAGCAATTCGGGTGATATCTCTAAAACCACCTGCTGCTAGTTTTTTAGCCATGGGAAAATCACCAATTAACTGATCCGCTTGATGAACGAGTTCAGCAGCTATAATATGAGGTGTATGACTTAAAATACCAGTCATTTCATCGTGTTCATTCGCTGTTAGTTGGATAAATTTAGCTTTAGTTCCCCTTAATAAAACGTGTAAATCCGCTACTGATTGCTTATTTTTTTCAGATGAAGGCACTAAAATATAGTAAGCATTTTCAAATAAATTTTTATCTGCTGCTAAAAATCCCGATTTATGTGAACCTGCCATCGGATGTCCACCAACAAATTGATACCCCTTTGATGTTAGCAGTGTAGACTGATTCATGATTTCTTTTTTAGTACTTCCAACATCTGTGATTAAAACATCTGATTTTAGATTAAATGAAGATATTTCTTCCATTATTTTTAGTGTCACAGAGACAGGTGTACATAAGAAAATCACGTCAGCCGCTTCACTGGCTTTTTGTAAATCCATTTCCCAGTCATCAATAATTTGAGCAGATGTTGCTCCTTCTAACTCTTCTTGATTCAAACTAAATCCTGTCACTCGAAGATCTTCGTTACTTTCTTTTAAACAAAGGGCGATAGAAGATCCTATCAGCCCTATGCCAATCATTAATACATTTTTCATTATCCTATACTCCTTTCTTTAGTAATTTAGAGTATAGTCGCGATAACGTTTAACCTCCTGCTTCATTCTCTCAAATGAATCACTTTCAAATTTATCCAACATGGCTTTAGCAATCTCAATCGTTACCATGGCTTCTGCTACAACACATGCTGCTGGAACAGCCGAACTATCTGAACGCTCTACACTCGCTTTGTAAGGTTCTTTTGTGTCAATATTTACCGATTGAAGTGGTTTATATAGCGTTGGAATTGGTTTCATTACCCCACGAACAACCACTGGCATCCCATTTGTCATACCGCCTTCAAAGCCACCTAAATTATTGCTTGTTCTGGTATAACCTGTTTCTTTACTCCAGACAATTTCATCCATCACTTCACTACCATAAAGTCTAGCAGCTTCAAAACCGACACCAAACTCAACTCCTTTAAAGGCATTGATTGAAACGACAGCTTGAGCAATTTTCCCGTCTAATTTTTGATCCCATTGAGTATAGCTACCTAATCCAATTGGCACGCCTCCGACAACGACTTCAACAACGCCACCAATGGTATTCCCTTCTTTTTTCGTTGCATCAATTTTTTCTTTCATGGCTTCTTCAATTTTAGGATCCACACATCTCACAGCTGAACTTTCAGCTTTATCTCTAATTTCAGCAACAGTCATTGTTTCTGGTATTTCACCACGAACACCACCGATTTCTAACACATGCCCTGCTACATCAATCTCTAATTCTTTCAACATTTGCTTACAAATAGCTGCAATAGCCACGCGCATGGTTGTTTCTCTAGCTGATGATCTCTCTAAAACATTTCTTAAATCGTCATGTTCATATTTAATTCCACCAACCAAATCCGCATGTCCCGGTCTAGGTTTAGCTAAACGACGCATTTTTTTTGCTCGGTCATCGACTGGTTCAATGCCCATAACCGTTTCCCAATTTTTAAAATCATCATTTTTCACGATTAAGGTCACAGGTGAACCCAGTGTTTTTCCATGTCTAATTCCCGAAGTGATTTCGACTGTATCTGTTTCAATCAACATGCGACCACCACGTCCGTAGCCACCTTGTCTTCTTTTTAATTCATGATTAATTTCTTCAACTGAAATACTAATCCCCGCTGGTAGACCATCAATAATCGCTGTTAATTCTGGTCCATGTGATTCTCCTGCTGTAAAATAACGCATACTCATTCCCCCAATTTATTTTTCTAAGTACTGTTTCATTTCTTCTATTCTAATGGTCTCTATTTTAGCTTGTCCGATTTTTTCTAATAGAATAATCCGAATGTTGGAACCCTGTGTTTTTTTGTCATGAGTTAAGGCTTCATACAATTTTTCTTCTTCCCACTCTTCTAAACTCGTGGGTAAATTAAATTTAGCCAACATTTCCACTAGCTCAGATAAAATTCCTGCTGGCATTGTTTTTAGTTTCTCTGCCTGTTTGGTCATTTGACACATCCCTATGGCCACAGCTTCACCGTGAGTCACAACCCCAAAACCTTTTGTTTGTTCCACAGCATGCCCGATTGTATGCCCAAAGTTTAAAATCAGACGATTCCCTGTATCAAATTCATCTTCTTCTACCACTTTTCGTTTAACCTGACAACAGGCATAAATGATTTCTTCTGAATAATTTAAAACATCTTGATCGTCTTTTATTTTTTCTAATAAATGCCATAAATTAATATCTGCAATCGCAGCTGATTTCACCACTTCTGCCATACCTTCTCGGACTCTTCGATCTTCTAAAGTTAATAAAGTATTAGGGTCAATCAACACCCCATCTGGTTGAGCAAATGTCCCTACTAGATTTTTAGCGACACTCGTGTTAACTGCTGTTTTACCACCAATACTACTATCAACTTGCGCCAAAAGTGTTGTTGGTATTTGTAAAAAATGAAGTCCCCTCATATATGTTGATGCTACAAACGCTCCTAAATCGCCTATCACACCACCGCCAAGAATAATGACACCATCTCTTCTCGTCATTCCTTTTTCTGCTAGATAGTGATAGATTTTTTCAGCCGTCGCTAAATTCTTACTCGTTTCTCCTGGCGGAACTGTTATTAAAGAGACATCAAAACCAGCTTCACGGATTGATTTTCCAACTTGTTCTCCGTAAAGTCCTGCCACTGTCTCGTCTGAAATAATCACTATTTTTTGAGGTTCCCAAAGTGATTTAACCCATGTCCCGACATGAGCTAAACCTCCTTTTTCAATTAATAAATCATACATCTTATTTGGTAATGTCACACTTAACTTCATTTTTTACACCTCTAGATTTTTTCTCTAATTTTTTTGATTTCTTTCATGGTATTTTCCATCACATGAATTTGTTCCATCATATTCATGTAACGTTTTTCGTTTAGAGATTGTTGTCCATCTGACCAAGCGTTGTTTGGATCTGGATGAATCTCAACAATCATACCTGAAGCGCCTGCCGCAATTCCTGCAACAGCCATTGGTGTCACGTAATCCCAAACACCTACACCGTGACTTGGGTCTACAATAATTGGGAAGTGGCTTAATTTTTGAATGACTGGTACTGCACTTAAATCCATTGTATTACGAGTCGCTGTTTCGTAAGTTCTAATCCCACGTTCAACGAAAATAACTTTTTGATTACCTGTTGCTGCAATGTATTCAGCTGCGTTTAACCATTCATCAATCGTTCCTGAAATACCACGTTTTAAAGCAACGGGTAGACCTGTTTTACCGACTGCTTGAAGTAATTTGAAGTTTTGCATGTTACGCGCACCAATTTGTAAAATATCTGTGTATTTAGCCACTAATTCTAAATTCGCTTCGTCCATGACTTCTGTAATGACTTTCATATCGTATTTATCTGCTGCTTGACGAATGTATTTTAATCCTTCTTCTTCTAATCCTTGGAAAGCGTATGGAGATGTTCTTGGTTTAAAGGCCCCACCTCTTAAAATAGTTGCACCGCCATTTTTAGCAATTCTAGCACATTCCATGATTTGTTCTAACCCTTCAATCGAGCAAGGTCCTGCCATTGTGACAAAGTTTTCTTCTCCACCGATTTTTACACCATCCACGTCCACCACTGTATCAGTTGGATGAAACTCACGACTCGTTAATTTGTAAGAACTTGTGATTTTAACTGTATCTGAAACTCCGTCATAACTTCTAAAAGGCACATCAATCATTTTTTCCACATCTCCAACTAAACCAATAACAGTATGGTCTTTTCCTTCACTTAAATGGACTTCTAATCCTTCTTGCTTAATTCGATCAATCACTGCGTTCACTTGTTCTTTGGTTGCTTCTGGTTTCATTATTACGATCATTTATTTTTCCTCTTTCCTATTAAGTTCCGTTATTAAAAATTCTTCTATTTTTTTAGTGGGCATTTTTTTAGTTGTCATTAATTCAAACGCAATTGCCGCTTGATGAATTAACATGCCTAAACCATTGAAACTTACAGCACCTCTAGTTTTACTTTGTTTTAAAAATTCAGTTTCTAATGGATGATAAATTAAATCTACCACGACTTTTGATTCATCGATTGAACTCAAATCTTCGATAGGTAATTCTTGATTTTCTCCCATTCCAACTTGTGTTCCATTAACAATAATATCACTTCTTTTTAATATTTTGTTCCGATTTGTTTGGTCATGATAGTCATGAATCTCAATGTTAACACCAGTTTGTTTCTCCACGACTTTTAGTTCTGTTCTAACTTCTTCAAATGTTTCATTTTTCCTTTTAAACACATGAATCTCTTGCGCTTTTTCTATGGCAGATTGGCATATGACTGCTCTGGCAGCTCCACCTGCACCTAAAATTGAAATAATTTTATTTTCAATCTCAATGTTGCTTTCTCTTAAACTAGCAGTAAATCCCAAACCATCCGTATTATGACCGATCAAACGATTATTTTTAAGGATGACGGTATTCACAACACCTATTAATTCTGCTGAAGGAGAAACCTCATCGCAAGCTTGATATGCTTGTTTTTTATAGGGCATAGAGATATTAACACCTAACATATCTAATGCTTTAACAGATTGAATGGCTTGATTAAATGTTGCTTGATCCACTTCAAAAGCTAAATAAACAGCATCTGTATGAGTTAATTCATAGGCTTTATTATGAATACTAGGTGACAAGCTATGCTTGATTGGATTGGCGATAACACCTGCTAATTTTGTATATCCCGAAATTTTATTTTCCATTTTTTCTCCCTCCTAATTACAAATAAAAGACGATAACTCGACATAGATTGATTAAACAAATCTATAGTAGTTACCGTCTTTTGAATAAAATTATTCAACGTATAAGAAAAAGCCACTATAGATTTTAATCATCTATGTGGCTCTTTAAAGTCAATTTAAAGATCTCTAGCCCTCATAGATACAAACTGTCTTTGTTTGTATCCAAGAATATGGGTACAAACACTATCTATAATAGCTAAAGTAAAAGTTATTCAGTTGTGAGGTAAGACGGATATTATTTTTATTCATGTCATTCACTCCAACGTTTCTTTATTTAATAATTGTTCACAGTATACCCATATTTTTTTTCCTTGTCAATTTATTTTTTTAATTTTATTTTTTTTGGTATAATAACAAAAAAGGACGGTGACAACTGTGACACATAAACTAATCATTATATCTATTGATGCCTTAGGTGCTGTAGATATTGAACGACATAAAGATAAACTACCTACTTTAGCATCATTGATTGATAATGGGACTCATGTAAAAAAAATAAAGGGAATCTATCCCACGTTAACTTACCCATCACATGTCACGTTAATGACAGGCATGTACCCAATCCATCACGGAATTATTAACAATACCAAAACACAAGCAACACGGATTTCTCCAGATTGGTTCTGGTATGATAAAGAAATCAAGACACCTACTGTTTATGACATGGCAAAAAAAGAAGGCTTCAAAACAGCTGCCTTTTTATGGCCGGTAACAGCTAGTAGCGCTATTGATTATAATATTGCAGAAATTTTTCCTAATCGAATTTGGACGAATCAAGTCATGATTTCCTTAAAAGCAAGCTCGCCTCTTTTCTTACTACAAATGAATCAAAAATACGGTAAATTGAGAAAAGGCATCATGCAACCTTACTTAGATGATTTTATTACCGCTTGCGCTATTGATACGATTACTAATAAAAAACCTGATTTAACTTTGATTCATTTAGTCGATATGGATTCTATGCGTCATGCGTTCGGGGTTCAATCAGAAGAAGCGATTCACGCTTTGGAAAGACAAGACGCAAGACTCAAAAAAATTATTCAAGCGACCAAAGATAACGGTACTTTTGAAGAGACTAATTTTGTCGTTTTAGGGGATCATTATCAAATCGATGTCTCTACAATGATCAAATTAAATGCTTTGTTCGTCAAAAAAGGCTGGGCTGAAATGAAACCAGATGGTACCGTTAAAAATAATTGGCAAGTTTATGCTAAAAGTTGTGATGGGTCTACTTATATTTACACCAGTAAGTCATGCAAAATAGCTAAAGAATTAATTCGGGAGACTATTTCTCCTATAAAGGGTGTTGAAACGATTTATTCTCAACCAGAAATCAGTGAGATGGGTGCTGATCCTAACGCGACATTCATGGTTGAAGCAGAACCAGGATTTTACTTCAACGATGAAGCAAATGGCGGACTATTCGAACAAGTAACGTCTAAAGACATTGGAAAGCCAAATCGTTATTTAGGTGTTCATGGATTTCATCCGAACAAGCCTAATTACGAGACAACAGTCTGTTTTTACGGTCCTGATGTTAAGTGTGGTCATTCTGTTGAATCTGCTAACCTTATCGATGAAGCGCCAACTTTCGCTAAATTGCTTAACTTGAAGACTTTTCCTAAAAATACTGATGGGAATATTATTGAAGAAATTTTTAAATGATAGAAAAAGCAAGATTGACTTTGATCGAAGTCAATCTTGCTTTTTCATTATTTATTCCAGATTCAAAAGGTGGATTGTTTCTAATTACCTCCATTTGCTTGGTGCTATACGCCTTTTTCGTCTTTATTATTATAATGTGAGATATCACTATAAAACTCTACGTCTTGTTTCCCTTCGTCAAAAACAATCTTAGTTAAACTATTGGGAAGAACGTCTTCTAATTCATTCAGTGGTTTCCCTAATATTTCTGAAACCATTGTTTTAATCGTGATCCGATGCGAAACA
Coding sequences within it:
- the aroC gene encoding chorismate synthase, which gives rise to MRYFTAGESHGPELTAIIDGLPAGISISVEEINHELKRRQGGYGRGGRMLIETDTVEITSGIRHGKTLGSPVTLIVKNDDFKNWETVMGIEPVDDRAKKMRRLAKPRPGHADLVGGIKYEHDDLRNVLERSSARETTMRVAIAAICKQMLKELEIDVAGHVLEIGGVRGEIPETMTVAEIRDKAESSAVRCVDPKIEEAMKEKIDATKKEGNTIGGVVEVVVGGVPIGLGSYTQWDQKLDGKIAQAVVSINAFKGVEFGVGFEAARLYGSEVMDEIVWSKETGYTRTSNNLGGFEGGMTNGMPVVVRGVMKPIPTLYKPLQSVNIDTKEPYKASVERSDSSAVPAACVVAEAMVTIEIAKAMLDKFESDSFERMKQEVKRYRDYTLNY
- the aroB gene encoding 3-dehydroquinate synthase, which codes for MKLSVTLPNKMYDLLIEKGGLAHVGTWVKSLWEPQKIVIISDETVAGLYGEQVGKSIREAGFDVSLITVPPGETSKNLATAEKIYHYLAEKGMTRRDGVIILGGGVIGDLGAFVASTYMRGLHFLQIPTTLLAQVDSSIGGKTAVNTSVAKNLVGTFAQPDGVLIDPNTLLTLEDRRVREGMAEVVKSAAIADINLWHLLEKIKDDQDVLNYSEEIIYACCQVKRKVVEEDEFDTGNRLILNFGHTIGHAVEQTKGFGVVTHGEAVAIGMCQMTKQAEKLKTMPAGILSELVEMLAKFNLPTSLEEWEEEKLYEALTHDKKTQGSNIRIILLEKIGQAKIETIRIEEMKQYLEK
- the aroF gene encoding 3-deoxy-7-phosphoheptulonate synthase; translation: MIVIMKPEATKEQVNAVIDRIKQEGLEVHLSEGKDHTVIGLVGDVEKMIDVPFRSYDGVSDTVKITSSYKLTSREFHPTDTVVDVDGVKIGGEENFVTMAGPCSIEGLEQIMECARIAKNGGATILRGGAFKPRTSPYAFQGLEEEGLKYIRQAADKYDMKVITEVMDEANLELVAKYTDILQIGARNMQNFKLLQAVGKTGLPVALKRGISGTIDEWLNAAEYIAATGNQKVIFVERGIRTYETATRNTMDLSAVPVIQKLSHFPIIVDPSHGVGVWDYVTPMAVAGIAAGASGMIVEIHPDPNNAWSDGQQSLNEKRYMNMMEQIHVMENTMKEIKKIREKI
- a CDS encoding shikimate kinase, with translation MESIILIGFMGSGKSSVGKELSKLLNINLVEVDQLIADVAGKSIPEIFEEEGEAGFREREFEVLKENLLSNQIIATGGGILTYPKSAELINRQSNVFFLKGDINVLIERISRDKTNQRPLANQKKESEIISLYKIREQSYHDAANYVIDVTHKSITQIAQEILNKVGR
- a CDS encoding prephenate dehydrogenase, which encodes MMKNVLMIGIGLIGSSIALCLKESNEDLRVTGFSLNQEELEGATSAQIIDDWEMDLQKASEAADVIFLCTPVSVTLKIMEEISSFNLKSDVLITDVGSTKKEIMNQSTLLTSKGYQFVGGHPMAGSHKSGFLAADKNLFENAYYILVPSSEKNKQSVADLHVLLRGTKAKFIQLTANEHDEMTGILSHTPHIIAAELVHQADQLIGDFPMAKKLAAGGFRDITRIASSDAKMWADISVSNQEVLVGELDKWLVSLGNLKRTIEEKNWQKLYDFFDLAKKIRDDIPVHKEGSIPAFHDLYVNVPDYPGAIAEVTGILAKEQISLINIKIMETRDDIFGILCISFKNEKELKQAQTVINQQTAYSSLIN
- a CDS encoding DegV family protein, with protein sequence MKIAVVTDSTVFLKDDYRRREDLFIVPVPLIIDDTMYKEGIDIHVDGFYDLLNNAKTFPKTSQPSIGELFELYDNIAKEGYDAVVSIHMSSGISGFISSLKSISKEVESVNVYPFDSLLTSGPMGKMVEIALEMVEEDGMTPDVIIEKLTEVRKKVEGYIVVDDLNHLVRGGRLKNGAAIIGTLLKIKPVLCFRDGDIILSEKIRSQKKALNRVEDIVLNEIKSQPQDSSFYVIHCNNLEVAKQVEQSLLDKHPTLDVVICDFGPVVGTHLGEKAVAIGVAPKN
- a CDS encoding LCP family protein, with protein sequence MADMTRMDRRRQEEQEKEAKKKQTNDKKQQVIPNKTTAEPTMPKGKKNKPKKKRKKKRLIVWILLILIGLTAFGYMKGLMSTKFDKNNKQADVGHFSGEKSGDGSTNILLLGSDSRGEDQGRSDSIMIAHYDNKTKQPKLVSIMRDTFVTIPTDSGPENNKINAAYSYGGPELVRKTIKDNFGIPIQYYAIVNFESFPKIVDTLAPSGLKIDAEKDLEVEGTVIKKGPQKMSGEEALQYARFRKDAESDFGRVRRQQQVMSALLQQGLNPLNAWRFPEAVGKVQGYTQTDIPFGFYPKSGMSYLFSKHKPLEILTVPVEGTWSDGYYDHAGSVLEIDTQANGQAIKNFFNK
- the aroA gene encoding 3-phosphoshikimate 1-carboxyvinyltransferase, which codes for MKLKINASSLNGEISVPGDKSISHRSIMFGSLAKGTTTITHFLRADDCLDTLKIFKQMGVPIHDDGTTITIEGQGLTGLKDPQKTLDVGNSGTTIRLLMGILAGQSFDVTLTGDASIQKRPMNRVMLPLQEMGVAIEGDSETEFPPVVIKGNNKIQAIEYKLPVASAQVKSALLFAALFAKGETTLIEKEKTRNHTEVMIKQFGGEIEVDEKVIRLNGGQEFTGQQVVVPGDISSAAFFIVAGLIIPNSRVVLKNVGLSQTRTGIIDVVKSMGGQIEIVDVDEENESGTIIVESSELVATEISGDIIPRLIDELPIIALLATQAKGTTIIKDAEELRVKETDRIQAVADELSKLGAKIEPTEDGLIIHGGEKLHAGNVTSYGDHRIGMMLQVAALLVEEGDVVLDKSEAVSVSYPNFFEDLDSLMSEV
- the pheA gene encoding prephenate dehydratase produces the protein MKVGYLGPVDSFTYSATTFLFDKETTAAYPTIVSCLKNLESGNIDYAVVPIENSIEGTVNQTLDFIFHHSTHLIQAEVILPINQNLMVHPNFSEEWRGIDTVRSHPQALAQTQEFLSEWLPEAKQEVSDSTTQAAEWLYDNPNKKMGAIASKEAAVRYGLSIVKEKIQDIPNNQTRFWVLGKEALKKGSLKKELCRQTMTVSMKQNQPGNLHKILSAFSWREIDLTKIESRPLKTKLGDYFFLLDIKAKDSFLIDSAIQEIEALGGTVKNFGSYDVYLKKI